The genomic DNA TGAAAGTGATCGCCAAGTCAACGAATGTTCCACTGTTGTAAGTGACATTGCAAGTTTGACATAAAACGCGAAGATTAGAATGGCTGGCAACGCCGCGTTGTTAGACAAGGGCCCGAGCATGAACTGGGCTACGGACGACGGGCTTTACAGACGCTTTAAAATTTGGAAGCAAAGATGCGAGCTGCTGTTTACCGGTCCAATGTCCCGTATAGACGAAGAAATTAAATGCAAATACCTCCTTTGCTGGGCAGGTGAACAAGGTTTAGAACTTTTCAATAGTTGGGGGATGTCCAACGAAGATGAGAAGTTACTAGCAAACTACTCGGCAGGGTTCGAAATTTTCGCAAAGCCTCAGTCAAATGAGTTAATGGCCTCTTGGGCACTGCATCATATTTCTCAAGAACGTTTATGCATAGAAGAATTTGTGGCCAAGTTATGGGTCATGATAAAAGAAGCAGATTATCCTCCTGAACATTATAACCGCTTCCTCAGAGACTTCTTTGTATTTGGCATAAATTCTGATCGAGTCAGAAAAGACTGCTTTAAAGAAGGCAACACACTAACATTTGAAAAAGCCTTGACCCTTGCAAAAGCAGAAGAATCTGCAAACAAACAgctacaacaaataaacaagtcCCAAACAGAAGACATACACATGGTTAAAAAGAACACAAAGTTCAACAGAAACAGGGATAAAAAGACATTTCATCCCAGTCATGGGGCTAGCCAGAAGCATACACAGTCTAACCCTTCCAGGCGTATACCGGATAGAACGTGCCGTTATTGTGGGGGTAACATACATAAACGTGAGCAATGCCCAGCCAGAAATGCAAAATGTCACATTTGCCAAAAATTTGGACATTACGCAAAAGCTTGTCTCTCTAATAAGAGAAAGCAGATCCATGACATCAAAACTGAAGAAAATGAAAGCGCACAGTCAACAAGCGACTAAGTGTTGCTAGGATTAGTCGAAGCCACACCGCTAAATGGCACCATTAACATGATATCATGCAAAGAGAAAGCAAAACTTGATGTGCAGATGTCAGCACAGCCACATGGAAAACAGACACAGGTTCAATGTAAGATTGACTCTGGAGCAGAAACAAACATTATGCCAAAAGCAGTGTTTGAACAGTTGTTTCCAAAACAACATCAGTTGAATAAACCCACAGTCAAGCTGTCTGCTTATGGGGGCATCGAAATTCCCAATTTGGGGTCATGCCAGGTATACATCCAAACTTTAAACAACAGCCGTCCCAAAGCAATCCAAATGGAAGTCGTGAAGTCATTGGCAATATTACAGCTCAGAACCTGAACTTGTTGAAATTAAACTGGCCGATTACAACTTCAGCTACCAAAACTGAAAGTAACAAACATATTGGGTTAACAAAGCTGTTTGACATTCGAGGAAAACAACACCCTTTTCCATTAACCAAAGAATACTTGCTTCAAGAGTACAGTGATGTATTCGCGGGGATTGGTCGTTTTCCAGGGCCTGCATATCACATAGAGACAGATCCAGCTGTCCCACCTGTGCAGCATCCACCTAGGCAAATACCCGTGCATGTGCAGTCAGCCTACAAAGATGAGCTGAACAAACTACAGGAACTAGGAATCCTACAAGAAGTTCAAAACGAGTACACCTCATGGGTAAACTCAACTGTGGTAACGTCAAAGCCAAATGGATCAATTCACTTATGCCTAGATACTCGAGATTTAAACAAGGCAATGAAACGAAATCCATACTACGTCCGCACAGTTGACGATGTCATACCAAAAGTTAGTGGTGCCACACATTTCAGTATCCCGGATGCTCGGAATGGATACTGGCAAGTTGACATTGATGAAGAAAGCAGCAAGCTCTGTACATTCAATACGCCATGGGGAAAATACCGCTGGACAAGACTACCCTTTGGCTTAACTGTGAGTGGTGATGTGTTCCAAGAGAAGATGGACACAGTATTTGGAAAGGTCAATGGACTGAGTGGTATAGCAGATGACACATTCGTATATGGTAAAAGCGAAATGGCTCACGACCAGAATATTCTCAACACCCTCGATACAGCTCGTGAAAATGGTGTTAAGTTCAACCCAGACAAATTCCAGTTCAAGGTTGCGGAAACCTCGTTCTTCGGTTTAACGTGGACTTGTGATGGACTCAAAGCCGATGTGAGTAAAGTGAGCGCTATTGAGCAGATGCCACCTCCACAAAACGTCACAGAACTACAATCCTTTATGGGAATGGTGAACTACTTGAATCGCttttctccagtcctagctcaagCATCGGAGCCAATTCGCAAATTCATGAAGAGAGACACTTCCTTCACATGGCAGCCAGAACACCAGAAAGCATTCGAGAAGGTAAAGGATGTCATCACAAAGTCTCCGGTACTGGCATATTATGATGccgaaaaacaaaatgtgatcCAGTCGGACGCAAGTCTCAAAGGGCTAGGATGCGTATTGATGCAGGATGACAAATCTGTAAGCTACGCCAGTCGATCGCTCACCGATGCTGAGTCTAGATACAGCAACATAGAACGGGAACTCCTAGCTGCATGTTGGGCTCTAGAAACGTTTAACCATTATGTCTATGGTAAACATGTCATCGTGGAAACTGACCACAAGCCATTAGAAAGCATATGGAAAAAGAGCATTGCAAGTGCATGGCCCAGATTACAGCGTCTACTGCTCAGAATGTCAAAATATGATGTTGAGGTTCGATACATCACAGGGAAGTCAAATGTGGTGGCTGACGCATTGTCACGTGTCAGTTACATGAAAAAACCAGACTTTGACAATGGAGTACCATTGATTAAAGTTGACACCATTACCAGTAGTCTGCCCGCAACTCCAGCCAAACTGGAAGAAATCCGTCAGTGTACAACCAAGGATGCAAAATTGTGTCATTTAAAGGACATGATATACCATGGTTGGCCAGAATATAGTAGTGACTGTCCGCCTGATCTGAAAGAATACTGGACTTTCAGAGAAGATTTAAGTGTCGAGAATGGCTTGGTCTTGAAGGGACACTGTCTAGTAATTCTAGACAAACTGCGTCCTCAGATGCTAAATATCATCCATCAAGGACATCTTGCGTCTGAGAAATGCCAGCTGAAGGCTAAAGTTTGCTTGTTCTGGCCTGGTATCTCAAAAGATATTAAAGAGATGACTGCCTCATAtaacacatgcatacagttcTCGAAACAGCAGCCCAGGGAAACCTTGTTTCCACACAACGTGCCAAGCTACCCATGGCAAAAGGTAGCCTCTGATCTGTTCGACTACAAAGGAGCACAGTACCTAATCACAGCTGATTACTACAGCAAATTCCCAGTGGTCCGAAAACTACAAACTACTTCATCAACATATAtcattcaacagttaaaatCCATATTTGCAGAAAATGGAATACCGGAAACCTTGGTTTCGGATAATGGGCCACAGTACAGCAGTCGTGAGTTCGCTTCATTCTGCGAATCATGGGGAATCACTCATGTGACGAGCTCACCCATCTACCCGCAAAGCAATGGATTCATTTAAAGAATGGTACAGACCGTAAAAAACTTACTTAAGAAATCTGAAAATTCCGGACAAGATCCATATCTGGCCTTCTTGGCGTATTGAACTACTCCGATCGACAACAAATTAGCAGCACCAGCCAAACTATTCAACAACAGAGACTATCGAACTCAACTACCATCAAGTGGCCGTTTACAACGCCTCCAGTCAGATGATTCAAATGTTGAACAGCTTCAACATCGCCAAAACATCCAGAAACACCAATATGACTAAAGATCCAGTGACTTAAGTGAACTTTCTCCCAGACAACATATTGTTATGTACCAACCGACATCAAACACCTGGATTCCAGCAGAAATAAAAGGTGTCTCCGATAAACCCAGATCGTACATTGTTGAAACTGCTAACGGGGTGGAATATCGTCGGAACCGTTCACATCTTAAGTCGGTGAAGACCCAACCACCTGATGGCGAAACTCGACAAGCCGACAACGAAACACAACTGCCTGACAGCGAAACAACCCAGGGAGAAGCACAAGATTCAAGGGTGTCACATACTATACCTTCTAAACCACGAACATGTACTACTAGAAGTGGTCGTGTTGTGAAGTCGCCTCAAAGATTAGACTTGTAGTGGCTAAACAgtattattataactatataATTTAGTCAGATATTAATACGTAGTCTATGACAATGTGCCAAACCAAGGACAAGACTGTGATCAAATTAGTCATATTAATATCAGAATTAACATTACAAGAAAGTATCCAAGAAATTTGAGCTActaacagtttattttattattttgaacttttaatttcttaaagagctttatgttttaaaacattttttaatataagttAATTGTTCTACAATTGGTATAGCATTTAAAAGTAAGAATATTACTTTAGAGTAGCTAGTAattttttcttattgtttttttttttttttttttttttttctctttcacaatTTAGACCAATAGTCCAGTCTGTAAGATAAAATGAGCTGTTTTTTCCAGTTCGCCTCTCTTTCCATAGAGTTTGGTGTGTATGGCAGTTTCGATTGGCCACTCAGCTTGTCTCAGGTCTTGATGAATTGGACACGCCTGTAAGATGTGTTCTGCTGTTTGGTCTTCCAGCCCACAACTGCAGGTTGGTGTTGCTGCAAGTTTAAACTTTCTGAACATGTGAGCATTCAGTCGGTTGTGGCCTGTCCGGAGTCTCAACAGAGTTACTTGTTCCAAGCGACTGAGAAGGTGGTAATCATCTTGTTCTGTCCTGGGTCTGTTGGCTGCCTTTATCAAGGTTTTCTTCTCTGAGAAGCTAATGTTGTTGCTGGGCTGTACATGATTAGCTCCTAGCTTGGCTAGCCTGTCTGCTTCCTCATTTCCTGGAATCCCACAATGTGCTGGGATCCACTGTAGAGCTACTCGTCTTTCCTTTGCTACCTCTTGCATGGCTTCATTCAGGTGAGGAAGTTTTTCCCCTTGCAAGGCTTGTAGGACTGAGAGAGCATCTGTGAGGAAGACAACTTGTTGACAGTCTTC from Gigantopelta aegis isolate Gae_Host unplaced genomic scaffold, Gae_host_genome ctg7293_pilon_pilon, whole genome shotgun sequence includes the following:
- the LOC121366826 gene encoding uncharacterized protein LOC121366826, encoding MSVPQLASADSQNDLVKRSLAMAMISDRYPEESWIHAYTDGSSTNAVANGGAGIFIKLPSRNTLTAKVPTGTHSSNYNAETHALIQAATMIKDAKEDCQQVVFLTDALSVLQALQGEKLPHLNEAMQEVAKERRVALQWIPAHCGIPGNEEADRLAKLGANHVQPSNNISFSEKKTLIKAANRPRTEQDDYHLLSRLEQVTLLRLRTGHNRLNAHMFRKFKLAATPTCSCGLEDQTAEHILQACPIHQDLRQAEWPIETAIHTKLYGKRGELEKTAHFILQTGLLV